A genome region from Fodinibius salicampi includes the following:
- a CDS encoding asparagine--tRNA ligase, which produces MVYITNLSDHVDEEVTLKGWVYNYRSSKNLYFLELRDGSGICQCVVARDAVSEEVWNSADTLRQESSLEVIGIVVEDERSIGGYELQVTDIKVIQVAEDYPITPKEHGVDFLMENRHLWLRSRRQWAAMRVRNAIIYAIHTFFQERGFVQMDAPIFTGNAAEGTTNLFETEYFDEEAYLTQSGQLYGEAMAMAHGLIYTFGPTFRAEKSKTRRHLTEFWMIEPEMAFYDLDMNIDLAENFTKFVIKKVLERCENELEILERDTTTLKKTVEESFPRISYTEAVERLKSDEMADMLDQMVEDRKQEKTELKEEQDEIEKERGQAKKWRKAQIDQRIKEIGARIDQIEEDLRNIPDWRESALNFTWGEDFGGSDETLLTMQYDTPIFVHRYPAEIKAFYMKRDPEDENLALAVDMLAPEGYGEVIGGSEREADLDTLKKRLAEHDLPEDVFQWYLDLRQYGTVPHSGFGLGLERTVSWLCGLDHVRETIPFPRMMGRLTP; this is translated from the coding sequence ATGGTTTATATAACAAATTTATCAGATCATGTCGATGAAGAGGTAACGCTCAAAGGATGGGTATACAATTATAGAAGCAGTAAAAATCTCTATTTTCTGGAGTTGCGTGATGGTTCCGGTATATGCCAGTGTGTGGTGGCCAGAGATGCGGTCAGTGAAGAAGTGTGGAATTCCGCCGACACTCTGCGACAGGAAAGCTCGCTCGAAGTTATCGGTATCGTGGTAGAAGATGAGAGAAGTATTGGAGGGTACGAACTTCAGGTTACTGATATAAAGGTAATACAGGTAGCCGAAGATTATCCCATTACGCCAAAGGAACACGGAGTGGACTTTTTGATGGAAAATCGTCACCTCTGGTTGCGCAGCCGCCGGCAGTGGGCGGCCATGCGTGTACGCAATGCTATTATATATGCCATCCATACTTTTTTCCAGGAGCGTGGATTTGTGCAGATGGATGCCCCGATTTTTACCGGTAATGCGGCCGAGGGAACGACCAATCTTTTTGAAACCGAATATTTTGACGAAGAGGCATATTTAACGCAATCAGGTCAGCTTTATGGGGAGGCAATGGCAATGGCACACGGACTCATTTATACCTTTGGTCCTACTTTCCGGGCGGAGAAGAGCAAAACCCGCCGCCACCTAACCGAGTTCTGGATGATTGAGCCGGAGATGGCGTTCTATGATTTGGATATGAATATTGATCTTGCGGAGAATTTTACCAAATTCGTGATCAAAAAGGTTTTGGAGCGATGCGAAAACGAGCTGGAAATTCTGGAAAGAGATACCACTACTCTCAAGAAAACAGTTGAAGAATCGTTTCCCCGTATATCTTATACTGAGGCTGTAGAACGACTCAAAAGCGATGAAATGGCAGATATGCTTGATCAAATGGTGGAAGACCGTAAGCAGGAAAAAACTGAATTGAAGGAAGAGCAGGATGAAATCGAGAAAGAACGTGGACAGGCAAAAAAATGGCGTAAAGCGCAGATAGATCAGCGGATAAAAGAGATCGGAGCAAGGATCGATCAAATTGAAGAAGATCTTCGCAATATACCGGACTGGCGCGAATCGGCACTTAACTTTACTTGGGGCGAAGATTTCGGAGGCAGTGACGAGACGTTGCTCACCATGCAGTATGATACACCCATTTTTGTTCACCGCTATCCTGCAGAAATCAAGGCTTTTTATATGAAGCGCGATCCCGAGGATGAAAATCTGGCCTTGGCGGTAGATATGCTGGCCCCGGAAGGTTATGGGGAAGTGATCGGAGGGAGCGAGCGTGAAGCCGATCTGGATACGCTCAAAAAACGTCTTGCCGAACACGACCTGCCAGAAGATGTTTTCCAGTGGTACCTTGATTTGAGACAGTATGGAACCGTACCACACTCGGGCTTTGGCCTGGGACTGGAACGAACAGTGTCATGGCTGTGTGGACTGGATCATGTTCGTGAGACTATCCCATTCCCCCGTATGATGGGTAGATTAACTCCATAG
- a CDS encoding phosphoribosylaminoimidazolesuccinocarboxamide synthase, whose translation MGNYSIDKQDLNNCITQTNVPAAGTPYRGKVRDVYSLGDNKLGIVASDRISAFDHIMKQAIPYKGQILNSLAAFAFDKVDDLVNTHIIDVPHPNVTIAKRCEPIPIEVVIRACLTGHAARVYKSGKRTLCGVELPDGMVENQRFEEPILTPATKAEEGHDEDISEKEILDHEIVEPDLWEEIRTKAFQIFERGQEIANKQGLILVDTKYEFGLCNGELTLIDEVHTADSSRYFYSEGYEQRLKEGNPQKQLSKEFLREWLMEHDFQGKEGQTLPDLPDSLRIKVFERYSELFEKLTGKFFEPTPININDLNNKLQEIFTQYQ comes from the coding sequence GTGGGAAACTACTCAATTGATAAACAAGATCTCAACAATTGTATCACCCAAACAAATGTACCCGCTGCGGGTACCCCTTATCGCGGCAAGGTACGGGATGTCTATTCTCTGGGAGATAATAAACTGGGTATCGTAGCCAGTGATCGCATCTCGGCTTTTGATCATATTATGAAACAGGCAATCCCTTATAAGGGGCAGATTTTGAACAGCCTTGCCGCCTTTGCTTTTGATAAAGTGGACGACCTGGTAAATACACACATTATTGACGTTCCCCATCCCAATGTTACTATTGCTAAAAGATGCGAACCCATTCCTATCGAGGTTGTTATCCGTGCCTGCCTGACTGGCCATGCTGCGCGGGTTTATAAATCAGGGAAGCGCACTTTATGCGGGGTTGAGTTGCCCGACGGAATGGTTGAAAATCAGAGATTTGAAGAACCCATATTGACTCCCGCCACAAAAGCCGAAGAGGGACATGATGAGGATATTTCTGAAAAAGAAATCCTCGACCATGAAATTGTTGAGCCCGACCTTTGGGAAGAAATCAGGACGAAGGCTTTTCAAATATTTGAGCGGGGACAAGAAATTGCCAATAAACAGGGACTCATTCTGGTAGATACCAAATACGAGTTCGGGCTTTGCAATGGTGAGCTAACACTTATAGATGAAGTGCACACTGCGGATTCTTCCCGGTACTTTTATTCTGAGGGATATGAACAAAGACTAAAAGAAGGGAACCCTCAAAAACAACTCTCAAAAGAATTTCTGCGAGAATGGCTTATGGAGCACGATTTCCAGGGCAAAGAAGGGCAAACGCTTCCCGACCTGCCGGACTCCTTGCGGATCAAGGTATTTGAGCGTTATTCCGAGCTATTTGAGAAGCTGACGGGTAAATTTTTTGAGCCCACGCCTATTAATATCAATGACCTGAATAATAAGTTGCAGGAGATATTTACTCAATATCAATAG
- the murQ gene encoding N-acetylmuramic acid 6-phosphate etherase, which produces MEKNKQQLFSQLKELDTEQRNPNTQAIDLADSHEIARLINAEDQKVAQEVEKKLPAIAEAIDLVKEAFENSGRLIYAGAGTSGRLGVLDAAECPPTFGTDPGQVIGLIAGGKEAMFEAQEGAEDYESNGREALREINLQAEDIVCGLAASGRTPYVHGALKEAKETGCHTLFVTTVPASQITIEVDVLLDIPVGPEAIMGSTRMKSATAQKMVLNMLTTGAMIRKGKVYENVMVDLQLSNQKLEERSKRIIMMFTDADYEEAGRWLEQADGHVKTALVMALTGLGKSEAREKLQQKDGFIRRVLQEINR; this is translated from the coding sequence GTGGAAAAGAATAAGCAACAATTATTTTCTCAGCTAAAAGAGTTGGATACGGAACAGCGAAATCCCAATACGCAGGCCATTGACCTGGCTGATTCCCATGAAATTGCACGTCTTATCAATGCAGAAGACCAAAAAGTAGCTCAAGAGGTAGAAAAAAAACTCCCGGCCATTGCCGAAGCCATTGATTTAGTAAAGGAAGCCTTTGAGAATAGTGGTCGACTGATTTATGCTGGTGCCGGAACCAGCGGTCGGCTGGGCGTTTTGGATGCGGCCGAGTGTCCGCCAACATTTGGTACCGATCCCGGACAGGTTATTGGCCTGATTGCCGGGGGAAAAGAGGCGATGTTTGAGGCCCAGGAGGGAGCCGAGGATTACGAATCCAACGGGAGAGAAGCCCTGCGGGAAATCAATTTACAAGCAGAAGACATTGTCTGTGGACTTGCAGCCAGCGGACGCACTCCCTATGTGCACGGGGCCCTGAAGGAGGCCAAAGAAACCGGCTGCCATACGCTGTTTGTGACGACTGTACCCGCTTCACAAATAACCATTGAGGTGGATGTACTGCTCGACATCCCCGTGGGTCCTGAAGCGATTATGGGGAGCACCCGCATGAAAAGCGCCACGGCCCAAAAAATGGTGCTCAATATGCTAACCACCGGGGCGATGATCCGCAAGGGCAAAGTGTACGAGAATGTGATGGTAGACCTGCAGCTATCGAATCAAAAGCTGGAAGAGCGCTCCAAACGTATTATCATGATGTTTACGGATGCCGATTACGAAGAGGCCGGCCGGTGGCTGGAACAGGCCGACGGACATGTTAAGACGGCCCTCGTAATGGCGCTTACTGGTTTGGGTAAGTCCGAGGCCCGGGAGAAATTGCAGCAGAAAGATGGTTTTATACGTAGAGTACTGCAGGAAATAAACAGGTAA
- a CDS encoding lysophospholipid acyltransferase family protein has product MKTIFSIFIWIYWAICIISCFLVVTISYLLTLPFDRFNRVPNKAIRGLAWAMMKLNPWWSIRIKGADIQKINQPTIVIANHQSFLDLPLLYHLPWTMRWVAKKELFQIPIFGWMVYMSGQIAIDRRSMSSAKKIDTLVAPVQAGIPAMIFPEGTRSPDGEIQSFKNGAFKLAQKYNFNILPVVLKGGHEAMPPGSWKVSPQQEFRISILDPMKSGDYDSVADMKQEAYSLMNDELKSL; this is encoded by the coding sequence ATGAAAACGATTTTCAGTATTTTCATTTGGATATACTGGGCGATATGTATCATCAGTTGCTTTCTGGTGGTCACCATAAGTTATCTGTTAACCTTGCCTTTTGACCGCTTTAACCGGGTTCCCAATAAAGCAATACGGGGACTTGCATGGGCAATGATGAAGCTGAACCCCTGGTGGTCAATTCGAATAAAGGGGGCTGATATCCAAAAGATTAATCAGCCTACCATTGTCATAGCCAATCACCAGAGCTTCCTGGATTTGCCGCTGCTATACCATTTGCCGTGGACGATGAGATGGGTAGCAAAAAAAGAGCTATTCCAGATTCCAATTTTTGGGTGGATGGTCTACATGAGCGGACAGATTGCTATCGATCGCAGGAGCATGAGTTCCGCGAAGAAAATTGATACCCTGGTAGCGCCCGTACAGGCCGGAATACCGGCTATGATTTTTCCCGAAGGAACGCGAAGTCCCGACGGAGAGATTCAGTCATTTAAAAACGGGGCTTTTAAACTAGCCCAAAAATATAATTTTAATATCCTGCCGGTCGTTTTGAAAGGAGGCCATGAAGCCATGCCGCCCGGTAGCTGGAAGGTATCGCCACAGCAGGAATTCAGGATATCCATTCTGGACCCTATGAAGAGTGGGGATTACGATTCTGTTGCTGATATGAAACAAGAAGCCTATTCTTTAATGAATGATGAGCTGAAATCGTTATAG
- the holA gene encoding DNA polymerase III subunit delta produces MAKKTSIDHYSDLLKELKSGDRKPVYFFCGEEKFFLDKLQDVVEGLVPEDQKDFNFDLLYGRDVTPEKVLSIIRSYPMMADERVVILRDFSKLSSYSEESSYGGETDDFIPYLENPNPTTLFVCIDSKKPNGRTKLGKAIKKGEHVRYQEFEEVPDYKLADWIMNWVKNQHNKTIRPPAAQMLAQYVGSDLQLLSTEIDKVCTFVDTSDAIKKEDIKKIIGLYREYSVFELKDALFERNLDESLFIAEQMLQHSKANTGEIIRSVGFFYNVFSNIWQIQRLSAKGNSKKQVQKTLGVSNNWYFNKLWKDASAFKLSEMPRIFETLLDADRAAKGFSTMDPSTILLLMIKRIIN; encoded by the coding sequence GTGGCCAAAAAGACCAGTATTGATCACTATTCTGATCTCCTGAAAGAACTAAAGTCAGGAGACCGGAAACCGGTGTACTTTTTTTGCGGTGAAGAAAAGTTTTTCCTGGATAAGCTCCAGGATGTGGTGGAAGGATTGGTCCCGGAAGATCAAAAGGATTTTAACTTTGATCTTCTCTACGGTCGCGATGTTACCCCTGAGAAGGTACTCTCCATCATTCGCAGCTATCCTATGATGGCGGATGAACGAGTGGTTATCCTTCGGGATTTTAGTAAGCTTAGCAGCTATAGCGAAGAGAGTAGTTACGGGGGAGAAACTGATGATTTTATTCCCTACCTGGAAAATCCCAATCCAACAACGCTGTTTGTTTGCATAGATTCAAAAAAGCCAAACGGACGTACAAAACTCGGGAAGGCTATAAAAAAAGGAGAGCATGTCCGTTATCAGGAATTTGAAGAGGTACCGGATTATAAGCTGGCCGACTGGATTATGAACTGGGTAAAAAACCAGCATAACAAGACTATTCGTCCACCGGCGGCACAGATGCTGGCACAATATGTAGGGAGCGATTTGCAGCTACTGTCCACAGAAATAGATAAAGTGTGTACTTTTGTGGACACTTCCGATGCGATAAAAAAAGAGGATATAAAAAAAATAATCGGCCTTTACCGCGAATATTCGGTGTTTGAGCTAAAAGATGCCCTATTTGAGCGAAATCTTGATGAGTCCCTCTTTATTGCGGAACAGATGTTGCAACACTCTAAAGCGAACACGGGAGAAATTATTCGTTCCGTGGGGTTCTTTTACAATGTATTTTCAAACATCTGGCAGATTCAGCGTCTGTCCGCAAAGGGTAATTCGAAAAAACAAGTTCAGAAAACCTTAGGTGTCAGTAACAACTGGTACTTTAACAAATTGTGGAAAGACGCTTCAGCTTTTAAGCTTTCGGAGATGCCCAGAATTTTTGAAACATTACTGGATGCCGATAGAGCGGCAAAAGGTTTTTCAACAATGGACCCCTCGACGATACTTCTCCTGATGATTAAGAGAATCATCAACTGA
- a CDS encoding phytoene/squalene synthase family protein has protein sequence MNDLLRIPYNFIRPLYRRTSFHRSVIDELDEGHLKEAYARCRAITREHAKTFYMATRFLPNHKQRGIFAIYSLCRYVDDLVDEAEDLIAKEELDISDVKVRLKRWKKNLQETYEGRSFEDPILTAFSDVLRRYDIPIELPFGLMEGVCMDLYKSRYQTFDEVYDYSFKVASIVGLMTSQVFGYESREALGYAVDLGIAMQLTNILRDVGEDLRKGRIYLPQNELAKFGVSEEDLFSHSLTPSVKELLAYQIDRARRYYDRSEKGVSLLARDSRLPVYLARYNYSRILDKIEKNNYNVFDVRAYLNTTEKLAIIPRVFYQTKMANS, from the coding sequence ATGAATGACCTTTTGCGCATTCCGTATAACTTTATAAGGCCTTTGTACCGTCGTACTTCTTTCCATCGTTCTGTTATTGATGAGCTTGATGAAGGGCACCTCAAAGAAGCCTATGCTCGCTGCAGGGCGATAACCCGGGAGCATGCCAAAACGTTCTACATGGCCACGCGTTTTTTACCCAATCACAAACAGCGGGGAATCTTTGCCATTTATAGCTTATGCCGCTATGTGGATGACCTGGTTGATGAAGCGGAAGATCTGATCGCAAAGGAGGAACTGGATATTTCAGATGTAAAAGTACGACTGAAAAGGTGGAAAAAGAACCTGCAAGAAACCTACGAGGGACGTTCCTTTGAAGATCCGATTCTTACGGCTTTTTCTGATGTGTTAAGGCGATATGATATCCCTATAGAGCTACCATTTGGGCTCATGGAGGGGGTATGCATGGATCTCTATAAAAGCCGATACCAAACTTTTGATGAGGTTTATGACTATTCTTTTAAGGTAGCATCCATTGTTGGATTAATGACGAGCCAGGTGTTCGGTTATGAGTCCAGGGAGGCGCTAGGCTATGCGGTAGATCTGGGCATTGCCATGCAGCTGACCAATATTTTACGGGATGTAGGTGAGGATTTGCGAAAGGGGAGGATTTATTTACCGCAAAATGAATTAGCCAAGTTCGGAGTTTCGGAAGAGGATCTTTTTTCTCACTCATTAACACCCTCCGTGAAAGAACTATTGGCCTACCAGATTGACCGGGCTCGACGGTACTATGACCGTTCCGAAAAGGGAGTCTCTTTACTTGCCAGAGATAGTCGGCTCCCGGTTTATTTAGCTCGTTATAACTACAGTCGTATTCTGGATAAAATTGAAAAGAACAACTACAACGTTTTTGATGTGCGTGCTTATCTTAATACCACTGAAAAACTTGCGATCATTCCCCGTGTCTTTTATCAAACTAAGATGGCCAATTCCTGA
- a CDS encoding DUF4260 domain-containing protein, producing the protein MKTLLRIEEIGIFALAIFLFAQTTFDWWWFPLLLLAPDISMAGYLFNPGAGSVLYNIFHHKAVAVVLYMVGYTWSMPVIELAGIIILGHAAMDRIFGYGLKYADSFKHTHLGWIGKK; encoded by the coding sequence ATGAAGACGCTATTACGTATTGAAGAGATTGGTATATTTGCGCTGGCCATTTTTCTCTTTGCACAAACAACTTTTGACTGGTGGTGGTTTCCGCTCTTATTGCTTGCACCGGATATAAGCATGGCCGGATATCTTTTTAATCCCGGAGCTGGTTCGGTACTCTATAATATATTTCATCACAAGGCCGTAGCCGTCGTATTATATATGGTCGGCTATACATGGTCGATGCCGGTAATTGAATTGGCAGGCATTATCATATTGGGGCATGCCGCAATGGACCGTATTTTTGGATACGGTTTAAAATATGCTGATTCTTTTAAGCATACGCACCTCGGGTGGATCGGTAAAAAATGA
- a CDS encoding sigma-70 family RNA polymerase sigma factor → MEALSRAELQQLSDEDLMEHFQSGYEQAFNLLVERYQDRLHNFLYRYTHNHNDCEDLVQETFFRVFRSRHSYERIAKFSTWMYTIAINLAKSLYKKKKRMTKVTIHKDPDDSEDRPMKLEDPDILPDDVLHEKMCMDELEKALMELSEDFREVVVLRDIQQLSYDEISEIADLPMGTVKSRINRGRAKLQELLEDHVFPGTITA, encoded by the coding sequence ATGGAAGCATTATCCAGAGCAGAACTTCAGCAGTTATCTGATGAAGACTTAATGGAGCATTTTCAATCTGGTTACGAGCAAGCTTTTAACTTATTAGTCGAACGCTACCAAGATCGGTTGCACAATTTCTTATATCGATATACGCACAATCACAACGACTGTGAAGATTTAGTACAGGAGACGTTCTTTCGTGTCTTTCGCAGTCGGCATTCCTATGAGCGTATAGCTAAATTTTCTACTTGGATGTACACTATCGCCATCAACCTGGCGAAAAGTTTGTACAAAAAGAAAAAACGGATGACAAAAGTCACCATCCATAAGGATCCCGACGATTCCGAAGATCGTCCTATGAAGCTGGAGGATCCAGATATCCTTCCTGACGATGTTTTACACGAAAAAATGTGCATGGATGAGCTGGAAAAGGCCCTTATGGAGCTCAGCGAAGATTTCCGTGAGGTGGTTGTTCTGCGGGATATCCAGCAGCTTTCCTATGATGAAATTTCCGAAATTGCTGATCTGCCCATGGGTACGGTTAAGTCGCGTATTAACCGCGGGCGGGCAAAATTACAGGAACTTTTAGAAGATCACGTTTTTCCGGGAACAATTACCGCATAA
- a CDS encoding esterase family protein has translation MDKEKIQWRSPSLGKDMEIVIYGSSGTPVIGIPTRGANCHQWEKFGMVNAISYQLKNGFNQLYCISSVDKESFLNDKVTPSQRLVRHNQFESYLVDEVVPYIKDHNPIDYTIVAGTDLGGYHAITTALKHPTAFDRAIGMSGVYDIKRFMDDYYENDVYYNNPMDFVPNINKQSLLNDIRNVDFRLVSYEEDPRREYGRRLSNIFSMKFIEHELDIWNLETTHEWDQWPQMLKTHII, from the coding sequence ATGGATAAGGAGAAAATACAGTGGCGTAGCCCTAGCCTGGGCAAGGATATGGAGATTGTTATTTACGGCTCCTCTGGTACGCCGGTGATCGGAATTCCAACCAGAGGCGCAAATTGTCATCAATGGGAGAAATTCGGAATGGTGAACGCCATTTCCTATCAGCTTAAAAATGGCTTTAATCAGCTTTACTGTATTTCCTCAGTAGATAAAGAAAGCTTCCTGAACGATAAAGTTACACCATCACAGCGACTAGTACGGCATAATCAATTTGAGTCGTACCTTGTGGATGAGGTGGTGCCCTATATAAAGGATCACAATCCGATTGATTATACTATCGTAGCCGGAACCGATTTGGGAGGATACCATGCCATAACCACGGCACTTAAACATCCGACTGCATTTGACAGAGCCATTGGTATGAGCGGCGTTTATGATATCAAGCGGTTCATGGATGACTATTATGAGAATGATGTATATTATAACAATCCTATGGATTTTGTCCCCAATATCAATAAGCAATCGCTGTTAAACGACATCCGGAATGTGGACTTCAGGCTGGTAAGTTATGAAGAAGATCCCCGGCGCGAGTATGGCCGGCGCCTAAGTAATATATTTAGCATGAAGTTCATTGAGCACGAGCTGGATATTTGGAATTTAGAAACAACCCACGAGTGGGACCAGTGGCCTCAAATGCTCAAAACGCATATAATATAA
- the accC gene encoding acetyl-CoA carboxylase biotin carboxylase subunit, with the protein MADISKILIANRGEIALRIIRSCQELGKQTVAVYSTPDADAPHVLQADESVHIGPAASSESYLVIDKIIEVAKETGADAIHPGYGFLSENAEFSRRCKEEGVIFIGPNPKAISTMGDKTAARELMSKANVPFPPGTKKELKDIEEAEAIADEIGYPVLVKAAAGGGGKGMRIVENKDEFRSGIKAAKSEARNSFGDDRVYIEKYLVEPRHVEFQIMADKHGKVLHIFDRECSIQRRHQKVIEEAPCSILTPELRSEMADAAIAAAQAVDYVGAGTIEFLVDADRNFYFLEMNTRLQVEHPVTELITGLDLVALQILVAEGKELPFEQQDIEMEGHAIECRIYAEDPRDNFLPSTGTLTKHRIPSGNGIRVDAGVEEGQEVSINYDPMISKLCAYGNDRNHAIRRMLRALEEYEIAGCRTTIPFCRYVLSHETFATGNYDTHFVGDHFCTEKLDEFQDIDKEVQALAASLLKISGEGGSETSQNSTTNKTASRNVSEWWNSRK; encoded by the coding sequence ATGGCTGATATATCTAAAATTCTGATTGCAAATCGCGGTGAAATTGCTCTTCGCATCATCCGAAGTTGCCAGGAGCTGGGCAAGCAGACGGTAGCTGTATATTCTACCCCGGATGCCGATGCCCCTCATGTGTTGCAGGCCGACGAGTCGGTACATATCGGTCCCGCCGCTTCCTCTGAGAGTTACCTGGTCATTGATAAAATCATTGAAGTTGCTAAAGAAACCGGGGCCGATGCTATTCATCCCGGCTATGGTTTTTTGAGTGAAAATGCGGAGTTTTCCAGGCGGTGTAAAGAAGAAGGCGTTATCTTTATAGGTCCCAATCCCAAGGCTATAAGCACGATGGGAGATAAAACGGCGGCCCGGGAATTAATGAGCAAAGCCAACGTTCCTTTTCCACCCGGGACCAAAAAAGAACTCAAGGATATTGAAGAAGCCGAGGCCATCGCCGACGAAATCGGCTACCCGGTGCTGGTTAAGGCGGCTGCCGGGGGCGGAGGAAAAGGCATGCGCATTGTAGAAAACAAAGATGAGTTCCGATCAGGTATCAAGGCGGCAAAATCAGAGGCCCGCAATTCTTTTGGAGACGATCGCGTCTATATCGAAAAATATCTGGTAGAGCCACGGCACGTGGAATTTCAAATTATGGCGGATAAGCACGGCAAGGTACTCCATATTTTTGACCGGGAATGCTCCATACAGCGGCGCCATCAGAAAGTCATTGAAGAAGCACCCTGTTCTATTTTAACGCCCGAGCTTCGCTCCGAGATGGCCGATGCTGCAATAGCGGCAGCCCAAGCAGTAGATTATGTGGGGGCCGGGACCATAGAGTTCCTGGTAGACGCTGACCGTAATTTCTATTTCCTGGAGATGAATACGCGTCTCCAGGTTGAGCACCCGGTTACCGAGTTGATAACAGGATTAGATCTGGTGGCACTGCAGATTCTGGTTGCGGAAGGCAAAGAGCTTCCTTTTGAGCAGCAGGATATTGAAATGGAGGGACATGCCATTGAATGCCGAATTTACGCAGAAGATCCAAGGGATAATTTTTTGCCTAGCACCGGTACGCTGACCAAACACCGCATTCCGTCAGGTAACGGTATTCGAGTGGATGCAGGAGTAGAGGAGGGACAGGAAGTGTCCATTAATTACGATCCGATGATTTCCAAGCTATGTGCCTATGGGAACGATCGAAACCACGCTATCCGCCGCATGCTGCGTGCCCTGGAAGAATATGAGATTGCCGGCTGCCGAACTACTATTCCTTTTTGCAGATATGTGTTGAGCCACGAGACCTTTGCAACCGGGAATTATGATACTCACTTCGTAGGGGATCATTTTTGCACCGAGAAACTGGATGAATTCCAGGATATCGATAAAGAAGTTCAGGCGTTGGCCGCCAGCCTATTAAAAATTTCCGGGGAAGGTGGAAGTGAGACCTCTCAAAACAGTACCACGAATAAAACAGCTTCACGGAATGTTTCAGAGTGGTGGAACAGCCGTAAATAA